The window GGTGGAGGGTGCGCTCAATGCCTAAGGCCCAGGGACGCTGTACACTAGGGGCGCGCTGCAGTGTTTCGTTTAAGGCGCCTCGGTGCGTAGCATGAGGCCGGTGATGATAGTCGCCGGGACCCGGCCTGAGGTAGTAAAGCTAGCCTCAGTTATTGAGTGGCTTCAGAGGCTTGGCGTTAGCTACGTCTTCGTCTGGAGCGGTCAGCACTACGACTACCAGCTCAGCCGCGTCTTCTTCGAGGAGCTCGAGGTAGGTAGGCCCGACCTAGACCTTAGGGTTGGGAGCAGGCCTCAAGCTGAGCAGGCCGCCGGCATCATGCTGAGGCTGGGGCGGGCCGTTAGGGAGCGCTCCCCCTCCGTCATCGTGGCCGAGGGAGATACAAACACCGTCCTAGCCAGCGCCCTTACAGCCGCTAAGTGCTCAACCCCCTTCGCGCACGTCGAGGCTGGCTTAAGAAGCTGGGACGCGCGCATGCCCGAGGAGGTCAATAGGCGGGTCGCTGACGCCGTCGCCAGCCTACACTTCGCCCCGACGAAGCTCGCTGCGGTAAACCTCCTCTTCGAGGGCGTACCTAGCAGGTCTATCTACTTAACCGGGAACACTGTCGTAGACGCCCTC of the Candidatus Nezhaarchaeota archaeon genome contains:
- the wecB gene encoding UDP-N-acetylglucosamine 2-epimerase (non-hydrolyzing) produces the protein MRPVMIVAGTRPEVVKLASVIEWLQRLGVSYVFVWSGQHYDYQLSRVFFEELEVGRPDLDLRVGSRPQAEQAAGIMLRLGRAVRERSPSVIVAEGDTNTVLASALTAAKCSTPFAHVEAGLRSWDARMPEEVNRRVADAVASLHFAPTKLAAVNLLFEGVPSRSIYLTGNTVVDALHKFAGRVASLSDCVLSKHGLERHGFILATVHRAENTESPQRLGSILKALDKLSQLHPVVFPAHPRTRGAVAKYGLSKHLGRVRVTGPLGYFEFLALLSSCRAVLTDSGGVQEEAFTLKTPTVTLRYSTERPETTMYRVNVLAGAETERIVKLALEQAE